The following coding sequences lie in one Enterococcus sp. 9E7_DIV0242 genomic window:
- a CDS encoding GNAT family N-acetyltransferase has protein sequence MIEFEKLAVEANEKEIISLLDAHQIEATGVAQHIPIDFSLAAYEDGTYIGGITASNWMNTTHVSLLAIDKNYRKHGLGSKLLIQAEQFAQEQQAEIITISTQDYQAKGFYEKHGYTVFGQLADSPFKGTTKYYLEKRLTTTI, from the coding sequence ATGATTGAATTTGAAAAACTAGCCGTTGAAGCAAATGAAAAAGAGATAATTTCGCTATTGGATGCGCATCAAATCGAAGCTACAGGCGTCGCGCAACACATTCCAATAGATTTCTCGCTCGCTGCTTATGAAGACGGTACATACATCGGTGGAATCACTGCAAGTAACTGGATGAATACCACACATGTTTCGCTCCTTGCAATTGATAAGAACTACCGCAAACATGGTCTAGGCTCAAAGCTATTGATACAGGCAGAACAATTTGCTCAAGAACAACAGGCTGAAATCATCACGATCAGCACACAAGACTACCAAGCGAAGGGTTTCTATGAAAAGCATGGATACACTGTATTTGGTCAACTAGCTGATTCACCATTCAAAGGTACGACAAAATATTACCTAGAGAAACGATTAACAACAACTATTTAA
- a CDS encoding PLD nuclease N-terminal domain-containing protein, translating to MDELIQYLPYLLPYLLVSFSLSIIALIHVLKHRSFRFGNVWFWALAVLLLQIIGPIGYFLVGRGEEA from the coding sequence ATGGATGAACTTATTCAATATTTGCCATACCTTTTACCTTATCTACTTGTTTCATTCAGCTTGTCGATTATTGCATTGATCCATGTGTTGAAGCATAGGAGTTTTCGGTTCGGCAATGTATGGTTTTGGGCTCTGGCTGTCTTATTGCTCCAGATTATTGGTCCAATTGGTTACTTTTTAGTTGGAAGAGGGGAAGAAGCATGA
- a CDS encoding dihydrolipoyl dehydrogenase family protein encodes MKNQFDVIIIGSGPGGMAAAYDLKTAGKKVAVVESDKWGGTCPNRGCDPKKILYHAIEVQENMDQLIGHGYQEKPAIRWEDLMAFKEKFTSAVPKEQRDGLRDFEIQTIEGRAVFSDAHTVIVEEEKYTADSFILATGQRSAILDIPGKEYMKTSTEFLSMPHLPKKMVFIGGGYITFELANIAASCGSEVHIIHHNDQPLKGFDSKQVDDVIQHMKENGIIFHFNESVIEISEEEEQYTAKLQSGGEMAVDKIICATGRIPNVEDMGLDQLGVAYDKKGIKVDEYLRTTVANIYGLGDCLAKSQPKLTPVSSFEGSYLGKLLGKGTTEKIAYPEIPTILFASPKLAQVGKITVEEHEKDAYEIKEVDMSSWFTYKQRNEPVAKATIISDKESGLLVGASVLSNEADQLINLMTVMINEKIPAERLANQIMLYPTVASDISYLY; translated from the coding sequence ATGAAGAATCAATTTGATGTGATCATTATTGGCAGTGGACCAGGAGGAATGGCAGCTGCCTATGATTTGAAAACCGCTGGAAAGAAAGTGGCTGTTGTTGAGTCAGATAAATGGGGTGGAACGTGCCCGAATCGAGGCTGTGATCCTAAGAAAATCCTCTATCATGCGATAGAAGTTCAGGAAAATATGGATCAGCTGATTGGACATGGCTATCAAGAAAAGCCGGCAATTCGTTGGGAGGATTTGATGGCTTTCAAGGAAAAATTTACTTCAGCTGTTCCCAAAGAACAACGAGATGGGCTGCGGGATTTTGAGATACAAACAATTGAAGGGCGTGCTGTTTTCAGCGATGCACATACAGTAATAGTAGAGGAAGAAAAATATACCGCAGATTCATTCATCCTCGCAACTGGTCAACGTTCAGCCATACTGGATATTCCAGGTAAGGAATACATGAAAACGAGTACTGAGTTTTTATCGATGCCTCATCTTCCAAAAAAGATGGTTTTTATTGGTGGTGGCTATATTACTTTTGAGCTGGCAAATATTGCTGCAAGCTGTGGAAGTGAGGTGCACATCATCCACCACAATGACCAGCCATTAAAGGGATTCGATTCTAAGCAAGTCGATGATGTGATTCAACATATGAAGGAGAATGGAATCATTTTCCATTTTAATGAATCGGTTATTGAAATTAGTGAGGAGGAAGAGCAGTATACTGCGAAGCTTCAATCTGGAGGAGAAATGGCTGTTGATAAGATCATCTGCGCAACAGGTAGAATCCCTAACGTAGAGGATATGGGATTGGATCAGCTCGGTGTTGCCTATGATAAGAAGGGCATCAAGGTCGATGAATATTTGCGAACAACAGTAGCAAATATCTATGGTTTAGGTGATTGTCTGGCAAAGAGCCAACCGAAGCTGACGCCCGTCTCAAGCTTTGAAGGTAGCTATCTGGGAAAATTATTAGGAAAAGGCACAACAGAAAAAATTGCCTATCCTGAAATTCCTACGATCCTTTTTGCTTCCCCTAAACTAGCTCAGGTTGGGAAAATAACTGTTGAGGAACATGAAAAGGATGCCTATGAAATAAAGGAAGTGGATATGTCAAGTTGGTTTACGTATAAGCAGCGAAACGAACCAGTAGCAAAAGCAACGATTATTAGTGACAAAGAAAGCGGGTTGCTGGTTGGGGCTTCGGTGTTAAGCAATGAGGCAGATCAATTGATCAATTTGATGACTGTGATGATCAATGAAAAAATTCCAGCTGAGCGTTTGGCAAATCAAATTATGCTGTATCCGACAGTTGCCAGTGATATCAGTTATCTGTATTAA
- a CDS encoding MerR family transcriptional regulator, with protein sequence MEEQTLYTVNQVAGLLHLPSSMIRYWDDQGLIHAIRHPENGYRLFSLEDIILINDIDFYRKLGAPIKQIKDLESKTIDERFQLLEKTETMLAEEIQALQQKQVHLQQRKQQLIHLMSMQKMKPTKAEPVISQIIKVDIDDPHLSNQLLEDSSKLGILLNEAGQRIDYGYAAETSNEEEPLLWQKDTNAVLYYEFLLVIDQEEHASIETIKKEIVDKNLIPGKIIGQYLMSAANENTEYTEYYRAWIEARPKEEK encoded by the coding sequence ATGGAAGAACAAACACTTTATACTGTCAATCAAGTGGCTGGATTGTTGCATCTTCCCAGTTCAATGATTCGTTATTGGGACGACCAAGGACTGATCCATGCTATACGACATCCTGAAAATGGGTACCGTTTATTCTCACTGGAAGACATCATTCTGATCAATGACATTGATTTCTACAGAAAATTGGGTGCACCAATAAAGCAAATCAAGGACCTTGAAAGTAAAACAATTGATGAACGATTTCAGCTGTTGGAAAAAACAGAGACCATGCTTGCTGAAGAAATTCAAGCCTTGCAGCAAAAACAGGTACATCTGCAGCAACGAAAACAACAACTCATTCATTTGATGAGTATGCAGAAAATGAAGCCAACTAAAGCGGAACCTGTCATTTCCCAAATCATCAAGGTAGATATCGATGATCCTCATCTCAGTAATCAACTCTTGGAGGACTCTTCAAAACTTGGCATCCTCTTAAATGAAGCTGGACAACGCATCGACTATGGCTATGCTGCTGAAACTAGCAACGAAGAGGAGCCTCTGCTTTGGCAAAAAGATACCAATGCCGTTCTATATTATGAGTTTTTATTGGTCATCGATCAAGAAGAACACGCATCTATCGAAACAATAAAAAAAGAGATTGTTGATAAAAATCTGATTCCCGGTAAAATCATCGGACAATACTTGATGAGCGCAGCAAATGAGAACACAGAATACACAGAGTATTATCGCGCTTGGATTGAAGCACGTCCAAAAGAAGAAAAATAA
- a CDS encoding ATP-dependent RecD-like DNA helicase has protein sequence MMDAYEEEKKYIAGKLEAIFFQNPSNFYKVLLVTVTDTNTDFLEKEIVVTGSFGDIQEEEPYRFFGEFIDHPRYGRQFQVDSYRQERPTSANGVVAYLSSDKFPGIGKKTAEKIVEVLGEEAIDRIIEEPQLLEQIPQLNAKKQALILDTIRLNHGMEQVIVGLSRYGFGSQLAFTIYQTYKEEALSIVQENPYQLVEDIEGIGFKRADGLAEQIGIRADADQRVRAAIAHEIFQHSARSGNTYVEAEVLLNEVVQLLEASRPVEISLDQVANQIIHLVEEGKIQQEETKLFENSLYFSEWGIGTSIQRLLARKKEISYDSDEVKKNIRMIEKQLGIVYGESQQSAIEEAIKSPLFILTGGPGTGKTTVINGIVNLFAELNGLSLDIKDYTQEMFPIHLAAPTGRAAKRMNETTGLNASTIHRLLGLTGREKNPSMSAKELEGGLLIVDEMSMVDTWLANTLFKAIPTNMQVILVGDKDQLPSVGPGQVLHDLLEIEEIPSVELTEIYRQGDGSSIIPLAHEIRQGHLPSDFTKNQKDRSFFPSDMYHIETYVRQIVTKAKLKGFTAQDIQLLAPMYRGAAGIDALNKMMQEIFNPNDGTKKEVAWNDTVYRIGDKVLQLVNTPELNVFNGDMGEIVGIITAKESEDKVDELVLQFDNNEVSYKRNEWNKITLSYCCSIHKSQGSEFKMVILPMVRQYHRMLQRNLLYTAVTRSKELLILLGEVNAFQECVSRESASRRTVLKERIVEAGNMSLTIRTQLEAYEEGLTNDSPFSDADLGSDSFTEAKPKVTEKTIVEEESAEYNSESERKIQQEKPAVQEISLFDEGRTVTEKIEAEMDWLLTEQKVREQSIDPMIGMENVTPMDFMS, from the coding sequence ATGATGGATGCATATGAGGAAGAAAAAAAGTATATTGCAGGTAAGTTGGAAGCAATCTTTTTTCAAAATCCCAGTAATTTTTATAAAGTACTTTTGGTTACGGTGACAGATACAAATACAGATTTTTTAGAGAAAGAAATTGTTGTTACTGGCAGCTTCGGTGATATTCAAGAGGAAGAGCCGTATCGTTTCTTTGGTGAGTTTATCGACCATCCTCGTTATGGGCGGCAATTCCAAGTAGACAGCTACAGACAAGAACGTCCGACCTCGGCCAATGGTGTCGTTGCATACCTCTCAAGTGATAAATTTCCGGGAATCGGGAAAAAAACAGCAGAGAAGATTGTGGAGGTTCTGGGGGAGGAAGCCATCGATCGAATTATTGAAGAGCCCCAGCTTCTTGAGCAAATTCCTCAATTGAATGCGAAAAAGCAAGCGCTGATTCTTGATACGATTCGCTTGAATCACGGAATGGAACAGGTAATTGTTGGTTTGAGCCGCTATGGTTTTGGCAGTCAGCTGGCATTTACTATTTATCAAACCTATAAAGAAGAAGCGCTATCTATTGTTCAGGAGAACCCATACCAGCTCGTCGAAGACATTGAGGGGATTGGTTTCAAGCGTGCAGATGGTCTGGCCGAGCAAATCGGGATACGGGCAGATGCAGATCAACGCGTTCGAGCGGCAATCGCTCATGAGATTTTTCAGCACTCTGCCCGTTCTGGAAATACGTACGTCGAAGCAGAAGTCTTGCTGAATGAAGTTGTTCAGCTTCTCGAAGCCAGCAGACCAGTGGAAATTTCTTTGGATCAGGTGGCGAATCAAATCATTCATTTAGTAGAAGAGGGGAAAATTCAGCAAGAGGAAACCAAGCTGTTTGAAAACAGTCTCTATTTTTCTGAATGGGGGATAGGTACTTCTATTCAACGGTTATTAGCGCGAAAAAAAGAAATATCTTACGACTCAGATGAGGTCAAAAAAAACATCCGGATGATTGAAAAGCAGCTGGGTATTGTTTATGGTGAGTCTCAGCAATCCGCTATTGAAGAAGCAATCAAGTCACCATTATTCATTTTAACTGGTGGGCCAGGGACCGGGAAGACGACTGTTATCAACGGAATTGTTAATCTATTTGCTGAGCTAAATGGGCTTTCATTGGATATCAAGGATTATACGCAGGAGATGTTTCCAATTCATTTGGCCGCTCCGACTGGGCGTGCCGCAAAGCGGATGAATGAAACGACGGGATTGAATGCCAGTACGATTCATCGCTTATTGGGCTTGACTGGGAGAGAAAAAAATCCGAGCATGAGTGCCAAAGAGCTTGAAGGCGGACTATTGATTGTGGACGAGATGTCAATGGTCGATACGTGGTTAGCGAATACCTTATTTAAGGCGATCCCAACGAATATGCAGGTCATTCTTGTTGGAGATAAAGATCAGTTGCCTTCTGTCGGACCGGGACAAGTGCTGCATGATTTGTTGGAAATCGAAGAAATTCCAAGTGTTGAGCTGACAGAAATCTATCGTCAGGGAGACGGATCAAGCATTATTCCGTTAGCGCATGAAATTAGACAAGGCCATCTACCTTCTGATTTTACTAAAAATCAGAAGGATCGTTCGTTTTTTCCTAGTGATATGTACCATATCGAGACCTATGTCCGTCAGATAGTGACAAAAGCGAAGCTCAAAGGGTTTACGGCACAGGATATCCAACTGTTGGCACCGATGTACCGAGGCGCTGCAGGCATCGATGCACTGAATAAGATGATGCAGGAAATTTTTAATCCGAATGATGGAACCAAAAAGGAAGTGGCTTGGAACGATACAGTTTATCGTATTGGGGATAAGGTCCTTCAACTGGTAAATACTCCTGAGTTGAATGTATTTAATGGTGATATGGGTGAAATCGTTGGAATCATTACAGCGAAAGAATCGGAAGATAAGGTAGATGAGCTGGTCCTTCAATTTGATAATAACGAGGTTAGCTATAAAAGAAACGAGTGGAACAAAATAACTCTATCGTATTGCTGCTCAATCCATAAGTCTCAGGGGAGCGAATTCAAGATGGTCATTTTACCGATGGTCAGACAGTATCATCGGATGCTGCAGAGAAATCTGCTCTATACTGCTGTGACTAGAAGCAAGGAGTTACTCATCCTTTTGGGCGAGGTCAATGCGTTTCAAGAATGTGTGAGTAGAGAATCCGCGAGTCGGAGAACTGTGCTGAAAGAGCGAATTGTTGAAGCTGGAAACATGTCTCTAACAATCCGAACACAGCTAGAAGCCTATGAAGAAGGACTGACGAATGATTCGCCATTTTCTGATGCTGATTTAGGCAGCGACAGTTTCACTGAAGCAAAGCCAAAAGTGACTGAGAAGACAATAGTCGAAGAGGAATCAGCAGAATACAATTCTGAGTCAGAACGAAAAATACAACAAGAAAAGCCGGCTGTGCAGGAAATCTCTTTGTTTGATGAAGGGCGTACTGTGACAGAAAAAATAGAGGCTGAGATGGACTGGTTGCTCACTGAGCAGAAGGTTCGTGAGCAATCGATCGATCCGATGATCGGCATGGAAAATGTTACGCCGATGGATTTCATGAGTTGA
- a CDS encoding GNAT family N-acetyltransferase, with amino-acid sequence MRSIEFHKFTSKDFEAYYRLVSDERVMAQITERAIPKSEAEENYQKLLLRNQETRFGSFKVLVSQTDTFIGYAHLTPKEDEAEIGYMFLPEYWNQGYGKATMQKLLELGDSSEFSLLTAIIDPENVASRRLLTSNGFETDFLGLMDGLQTEILKKRIK; translated from the coding sequence ATGAGATCAATTGAATTTCATAAGTTTACATCAAAGGATTTTGAGGCGTATTATCGCTTAGTATCAGATGAGCGCGTTATGGCTCAAATCACGGAACGAGCGATTCCAAAATCAGAAGCAGAAGAGAACTACCAGAAGCTGCTTTTAAGAAATCAAGAAACAAGGTTTGGCTCATTCAAGGTATTGGTTAGTCAGACAGATACCTTTATTGGTTATGCACACTTGACTCCGAAAGAAGATGAGGCGGAAATCGGTTATATGTTTTTGCCGGAGTATTGGAATCAAGGGTATGGAAAAGCAACGATGCAAAAGCTGTTGGAGCTAGGTGATAGCTCAGAGTTTTCTCTACTTACAGCTATTATTGACCCTGAGAATGTCGCTTCTAGACGGTTGTTGACATCCAATGGATTTGAAACAGATTTTTTAGGTTTGATGGATGGCTTACAGACGGAAATATTGAAAAAAAGAATAAAGTAG
- a CDS encoding GNAT family N-acetyltransferase → MFTIEKYRETDWDQLLELMLREGDEWSDYTSDETSEAYFEAINASETFVAFAEDQLIGFCRCRVDGIFGVYIYDLLVDKAFRGKKAAQMLMEQVCMAFSDQTIYVMSDVDGFYESKGYRKEGSIFEVKSTK, encoded by the coding sequence ATGTTCACTATAGAAAAATATCGAGAAACAGATTGGGATCAGCTACTGGAGCTGATGCTACGTGAAGGGGATGAATGGAGCGATTACACATCTGATGAGACTAGCGAGGCCTATTTTGAAGCAATCAATGCCTCAGAAACATTTGTGGCGTTTGCTGAGGATCAGCTGATTGGTTTTTGCCGCTGTCGTGTAGACGGTATATTCGGTGTCTATATCTATGATCTGTTGGTTGACAAGGCGTTTCGAGGGAAAAAGGCTGCCCAGATGCTGATGGAGCAGGTGTGTATGGCTTTTTCAGATCAAACTATTTATGTCATGTCTGATGTAGATGGTTTTTATGAAAGCAAAGGCTATCGAAAGGAAGGCAGTATTTTCGAAGTGAAAAGTACAAAATAG
- a CDS encoding ABC transporter ATP-binding protein, whose amino-acid sequence MNILEVKNIRKSFGKDEILKSVSIQVPEHSIYGFVGENGAGKTTTMNIVLGLLEATAGEVIVDGKKVVYNNQVTNKEIGYLPDVPSFYAYYSAREYLYLVGQLTGIEKTELKQRVDELLELVNLKSGKRRIGKFSRGMKQRLGLAQALLNRPKLIICDEPTSALDPVGRKEVLELMQSLKHETTILFSSHILEDVEKISDQVAILHEGEIQCAGSMEEIKHLYPMDGFRICFEKATEKAAFLHTFSKDWSIKEDNGQLTLHTTDGQQTGLLLMAFLNEQQIVPKIFTRLEPTLESIFMEVTGA is encoded by the coding sequence ATGAATATTTTAGAAGTCAAAAATATACGTAAGAGCTTCGGAAAAGACGAAATACTCAAGTCTGTCAGTATTCAGGTTCCGGAACATTCAATTTATGGGTTTGTTGGTGAAAATGGTGCTGGAAAAACAACAACGATGAATATTGTTCTAGGATTATTGGAGGCGACAGCAGGCGAAGTGATCGTAGATGGTAAAAAAGTAGTTTACAATAATCAAGTGACGAATAAAGAGATTGGTTACCTACCAGATGTTCCTTCCTTCTATGCTTATTATTCTGCCAGAGAATACTTGTATTTGGTTGGTCAGCTCACTGGTATTGAAAAAACAGAATTGAAGCAACGGGTAGATGAGTTGTTAGAGCTAGTCAACTTGAAAAGCGGCAAGAGAAGGATCGGCAAGTTTTCAAGGGGAATGAAGCAACGGCTTGGCTTAGCTCAAGCGCTGTTGAACCGCCCTAAATTGATTATTTGTGATGAACCAACTTCTGCCTTAGATCCTGTAGGCAGAAAAGAAGTGTTAGAGCTAATGCAATCTTTGAAGCATGAAACAACGATTCTATTTTCCAGCCATATCTTAGAGGATGTAGAGAAAATCAGCGATCAAGTTGCAATTCTTCATGAAGGAGAAATTCAATGTGCAGGTAGCATGGAGGAGATAAAGCACTTGTATCCGATGGATGGGTTTAGGATCTGTTTTGAAAAAGCAACAGAAAAGGCGGCATTCTTGCATACTTTCAGTAAGGATTGGTCGATTAAGGAAGACAATGGACAGCTCACACTTCATACCACAGATGGACAGCAAACTGGCTTACTATTGATGGCATTTTTGAATGAGCAACAGATTGTTCCAAAGATATTTACTCGATTAGAACCAACCTTGGAATCGATTTTTATGGAGGTGACAGGTGCATGA
- a CDS encoding diacylglycerol/lipid kinase family protein codes for MEKHLYLIINKEAGSGNGKKVADKLEKQLALLSVKHTIFYTEYAGHERLIVQQLAVETLVPWQEAQEHDLFPLLVIMGGDGTLHSAVNALYEIDPTIPVGYLPCGSGNDFARGTGIERQLEKGLSQILRAEEPQIIQVIRYEDAVQNEKGFAVNNVGIGLDAAIVQAANTSKTKQTLNKFNMGSLSYLFSILKVLFTQKGFPILVDINGKSMEVSRAFLCTVTNHPYFGGGVAIAPTADPRKPIFDLVLVERINIFKIFWLIYLLSRKKHMESKNFHHYQTSKLRIVSTIPEYVHADGEILGEQNLDITFTIHEGLFWFTDN; via the coding sequence ATGGAGAAGCATCTATATCTCATCATCAACAAAGAAGCCGGAAGTGGGAACGGCAAAAAAGTTGCTGATAAATTAGAGAAGCAATTGGCATTGCTCTCAGTTAAGCATACCATTTTTTATACAGAATATGCTGGACATGAACGCTTGATCGTCCAACAGCTTGCCGTAGAAACTTTAGTTCCATGGCAAGAAGCACAGGAACATGACCTTTTTCCTCTGCTAGTCATCATGGGTGGTGATGGTACATTGCACAGTGCAGTTAATGCATTATATGAAATCGACCCAACAATTCCTGTGGGTTACCTGCCTTGCGGATCTGGCAATGACTTTGCTCGTGGAACAGGTATTGAGCGCCAGCTTGAAAAAGGATTATCACAAATCCTGAGAGCCGAAGAGCCTCAAATAATTCAAGTCATTCGATATGAGGATGCTGTCCAAAATGAAAAGGGATTTGCCGTAAACAATGTAGGCATCGGATTAGATGCTGCAATCGTTCAGGCAGCCAATACATCGAAGACTAAGCAAACATTGAATAAATTTAACATGGGCTCTCTTTCCTATCTTTTTTCGATCCTAAAAGTCTTATTTACTCAAAAAGGATTTCCTATCCTAGTGGATATCAATGGAAAAAGCATGGAGGTCAGTCGTGCCTTTCTTTGTACAGTAACGAACCATCCCTACTTTGGCGGCGGTGTTGCTATCGCTCCTACAGCTGATCCAAGAAAGCCAATATTCGATCTGGTTTTAGTCGAACGAATCAATATCTTCAAAATTTTCTGGTTGATTTATTTACTTTCTCGAAAGAAACATATGGAATCAAAAAACTTCCACCACTACCAGACGAGTAAACTGCGAATTGTTTCTACAATTCCGGAGTACGTCCATGCAGATGGAGAAATTTTAGGAGAACAAAATCTGGATATCACTTTTACGATCCATGAAGGACTATTTTGGTTTACGGATAATTGA
- a CDS encoding helix-turn-helix domain-containing protein, producing MSLGKQLKNRREQLGLTQQEVADQIHVSRQTISNWEVGRNYPDIPTIIQLSDYYEISLDELLKGDEHLMKKMNEDAELLRRIKKRKVLDGLLIGIIGLLFLLGVIDKINFTANWLPVILIAVLYILTVVRYFIIIPKDALNSGWHSPIVVPKTLGVGWAFNPRNPIGLFLYVVIFIAFLWLMVTSWSDRELFTGN from the coding sequence ATGTCACTAGGAAAACAATTGAAAAATCGAAGAGAACAGTTGGGCTTGACGCAGCAGGAGGTAGCCGATCAGATCCATGTTTCCAGACAAACTATTTCAAATTGGGAGGTAGGAAGGAACTATCCGGATATTCCAACGATTATTCAGTTGAGTGATTACTATGAAATCTCTTTAGATGAACTACTTAAAGGAGATGAACATCTGATGAAAAAAATGAATGAAGATGCGGAATTGCTACGAAGAATAAAGAAACGAAAGGTTTTAGATGGGCTACTGATTGGAATCATCGGGCTGCTTTTTTTACTGGGGGTGATTGATAAAATCAATTTTACGGCAAATTGGTTACCAGTTATCTTGATTGCCGTTTTATACATTTTGACCGTCGTTCGATATTTCATCATCATTCCAAAGGATGCATTGAATAGCGGGTGGCATTCTCCAATAGTTGTCCCTAAGACACTTGGAGTTGGTTGGGCATTTAATCCAAGAAATCCAATCGGGCTGTTTTTGTACGTAGTGATTTTCATTGCTTTTCTGTGGTTGATGGTTACCAGCTGGTCAGATAGAGAGTTATTTACTGGAAATTAA
- a CDS encoding histidine phosphatase family protein: MDLYFTRHGKTEWNKELRFQGMTGDSPLLPSSYEEIKKLGNEIKHVPFKKIYSSTSLRARTTAQGLNDELLQPVEIVYTDDLRELGLGRLEGQLIMEMREQYEEQLENMRYNLAHYEPQVFEGERIESAIARISSVVKKAVTDGEGPYLFVGHGASLTAAIQHLSGKHLAELREMGGLNNNSLTILKTREPENQLPFEMILWNDDSFLR, encoded by the coding sequence ATGGACTTATACTTTACCAGACATGGCAAGACAGAATGGAACAAAGAGCTGCGCTTTCAAGGGATGACAGGTGATTCACCGCTGCTTCCATCAAGCTATGAAGAAATCAAAAAACTAGGGAACGAAATCAAGCATGTTCCTTTTAAAAAAATATATTCAAGTACTTCTTTACGTGCTCGAACAACTGCGCAAGGACTGAATGATGAATTGCTCCAGCCTGTTGAAATCGTTTATACGGATGATTTGAGAGAGCTGGGGTTGGGTCGATTAGAGGGGCAGCTGATTATGGAGATGCGTGAGCAGTATGAGGAACAGTTAGAGAATATGCGCTATAATCTCGCTCACTATGAGCCACAAGTGTTTGAGGGTGAAAGAATTGAATCAGCGATTGCCCGTATTTCAAGTGTTGTGAAGAAAGCTGTGACAGACGGGGAAGGTCCTTACTTGTTTGTCGGGCATGGTGCATCATTGACGGCTGCTATACAGCATCTATCAGGAAAACACTTGGCAGAGTTGAGAGAAATGGGTGGGCTTAATAATAATAGTCTGACGATTTTAAAAACAAGGGAACCGGAGAATCAATTGCCTTTTGAAATGATTTTGTGGAATGATGATTCTTTCTTGCGCTAA
- a CDS encoding methionine ABC transporter ATP-binding protein: MIELKQVNVTFQEKQKKIEAVKDVSLTVEKGDVFGIVGYSGAGKSTLVRVINLLQRPSGGEVIINGRNLLSFSAKQLREQRKKIGMIFQHFNLMNERTVFDNVDFSLKYSGLKKEERKGKIEKLLQLVGLEEKQEAYPSQLSGGQKQRVAIARALANDPEILLCDEATSALDPKTTNQILDLLKKLNRELGLTIVLITHEMQVVKAVCNRVAVMEDGKVIEENNIVAVFSDPQKELTKDFIRTAAHIDQALETILEHPTLTNLTEHEELVELSYVGEQTSEPLIAQLFSNYQVVTNILYGNVEIVQQVPIGRLIVVLSGEETQREKARAYLLEQQVKVTILKHVQENQVERAFRVI, from the coding sequence ATGATCGAGTTAAAACAAGTAAATGTGACGTTTCAGGAAAAGCAAAAAAAGATAGAGGCAGTGAAGGATGTTTCTCTGACTGTCGAGAAAGGTGACGTATTCGGAATCGTTGGCTACTCTGGTGCGGGGAAAAGTACGTTGGTTCGTGTGATCAACTTGCTCCAACGGCCAAGTGGTGGTGAGGTCATTATCAATGGTCGAAATCTGCTAAGTTTTTCAGCAAAGCAATTGCGAGAGCAACGTAAAAAAATTGGCATGATCTTTCAACACTTCAATCTGATGAATGAACGAACAGTCTTTGACAATGTAGATTTTTCCCTGAAATATTCTGGGTTAAAAAAAGAAGAACGAAAGGGGAAAATCGAGAAGTTGCTGCAGCTGGTTGGGTTAGAGGAAAAACAGGAAGCCTATCCTAGCCAGCTGTCCGGTGGGCAGAAGCAGCGGGTAGCAATTGCCAGAGCCTTGGCAAATGATCCGGAAATATTGCTGTGTGATGAAGCGACCAGCGCGCTTGATCCAAAGACGACCAACCAAATCTTGGATCTGTTGAAAAAACTGAATCGAGAGTTGGGTCTGACGATTGTTTTGATTACTCATGAAATGCAGGTAGTCAAAGCAGTTTGTAACCGAGTTGCTGTGATGGAAGATGGAAAAGTCATTGAAGAAAACAATATTGTTGCAGTATTCAGCGATCCACAAAAAGAATTGACCAAAGACTTTATTCGGACGGCCGCTCATATCGATCAAGCGTTGGAAACGATTCTTGAACATCCGACACTAACGAATTTAACCGAGCATGAGGAGCTAGTGGAATTATCCTATGTGGGAGAGCAAACGAGTGAACCGTTGATTGCACAGCTATTCAGCAATTATCAAGTCGTAACAAACATCTTGTATGGGAATGTAGAAATTGTACAGCAAGTGCCTATCGGCCGTTTAATCGTCGTTCTTTCAGGAGAAGAAACACAACGGGAAAAAGCTAGAGCTTACCTCCTAGAACAACAAGTAAAGGTCACTATATTAAAACACGTACAAGAAAATCAAGTAGAACGAGCATTTCGGGTGATTTAA